The sequence ATCGAATCATAATAAAGAACAGCAACAACCCTGCGCTTTTTTTCTCTTTGACCATCTTCAGGCCGTTTCACCACCGGTAATTGTTTTATTCCTTTTGCCTCCATTAGCTGCTTAGCCATTGCCAGATCAGTGCCTGGGTAGCACGTCAGAAGTCCACGTTCTCGTCCGCGATAACTTATCCCACGTGTAAACACAGAAGAGACATTGCATGTGTCTACCTACAAGAATTCACAGTAACTAGACCGCGGTGTGAAATATCATTCCACATAGCACAGAGCAAATAAATGAGGACCAACAAATTTTCTATATTTTCCACACGGGAACAACTATATAATAAATTGTAATTTACATGCCCCTAAGATATTTGAGAAGATATTAAGAAAACATACATCCTTTGTGCTCCAGGAGGAAGGGTCACCGGATCTCTTGAACAACCATCGTTTAATGTCACCATAAGTTAAAATCCCTTCCAAATAATCATCAGCATCAACAACAAGGGCGCAATTCTGTTGACCATCACTCATACAGTTTAGTGCCTCTCTGAGACTTTGGGAAGGAGAAACCTTCAAATAGTTGTCCGACACAGCCTGAGAGACCTGATAAAAGAAGGAAAatactaaatattttttatagaaataataaaACCTCCCAACTtcacaaataaaatttaaaaaatatatgataGGAAAAGTGGCTTCTTTTCTGGTGCAGTTCGACCAGGGAGGACAGGAGACAGACCTTTATATTCTCTAGTAAAATCTCAAACTCTGTTGGTTGATATTTACTAGCATTGCCAATAATAGAGAGTTCTATATCATCTCTTTCACCAGTGATTCTCCTTGTATCCTCACTTTTATCTTCGGATGGTGAAATAATGGAATAAGCAAGTGGAGGGTGCTTTGTATCCGACACCTCTGTTTCCTTTTGCTGAGTTGTCACAGAGGGCACCCATATTGCTAGTCCAACTGCCCCCTGTTGCCACATATGAATTAAGTTACCACATTATGAATGAAAGgattacaaataaaataaaaaaaaaaaagcccgTTACGGGTATATCAATAAGCAGGCATCTATACTTGCACTTTACAATAATACTGAGTAAAAAATTTGGGTTCTACCTCATAAATGTAATAGGGACCAGTTAATAAAGGCGTTCAGCCACCAAACATTGAAAGAAATTACATTATGTACTAAAACAGACCATTAACACATGCTTGCAGAGGCTTCTGTAAGGATTATTTAAGATCATCACACACTCAAAAATAACTTGGTGataaaagagagaagaaaagatGGCATTACTGCGTGTATAAGAATACATCTAAGCCCATTCTATGGCACAGAGTATACATTATTATGCCTGTGTCACAATTCAACACAAGAATGCCAAAACAAACTACAGTAAGTAAATGAGACAAACCCAGATATATCTTCTCCTCCATTAGTAAATAAAACAATTCTTAAAAAGAAAACCGAAAACGATGGTCACCTAAATTAGCAACACCAGTAACCACATCCTCACTCTATAATCAAGCACCTCTTTCCCTTGCCAAATTCCATAATAACAGGGTGATGCTCACCGATTAAGAAAATAATGCTATTGTAACACTTGTTAAAGAGATCAACTTGTCTAGCAAGAAAAAGAACCTATACAGCACTAATATAAGATCAAGCATTGCAACAACTAGAGAATCTAGAGATCATGCGACTATCACAGAATAAGACTGGTATTTCCAGAAAAGACAGACAAGTAGACGAGAGTCAATATTCTCTGATTCAGGCATACCATGAGAGGAAGCAATATTCTGTAATCTCTAGTCAGCTCAAAGAGGAGAAGAACTGAAGTTAAGGGGACTGAACAAACAGAAGCTAATGTTGCAGCCATTCCAACCTGCAACAGAGCTCGGTAGTGGCAGATGCAATGTTAATAATCAAAATTgtatagaaaataaaaaaagcaATTGAAAGAACTATGGCTAAACTTAAGCATATAGGACATTACTAATGCATAAGCCTGTGGCTCGGCGATGGTAGCATTTCCCGGAATAGCTGAGTTGATAAGCTCTCCAGCACAGCCCCCAAATACAGCACCCACTGCAGCACCAATCATCAAACTTGGAGCATATAAACCACCAACGAGGCCAGACCCTTTACATAGAGTAGTGGCCACCACTTTTGCAGCAGACAATTGAGCCAGAAGCCAGATTCCAGGTGCCGAGGCAGTCTTTCCAGTGCGTAAAATTTCATCAACATTAGTGAAACCCCAGTACAATATTCCAGGATATTTGAGAGCTATTAACCCAGCTCCTAAACCCCCCAAAGCAGGGCACACTACATCTGGGATCCCAAATTTTTCTTTGATCAGCAGAAACACCTTTGAGAACCAAGCCAACAAGCGTGTGAAAGCAACACTAACTACTCCACAGAGCATTCCCAATATAAGGTACAAAGGTAGCTCTAAGGTAAAAAAAGGAATAGTTGATCAGACATGCACAACTATTCAGAAAAATTAAACAGGCAAAACATCTACTCAAAAATCCATGGCACAATCACCAATACTCTTCCAACCACACACTGGGCCACAGGCTAGTATGCTTTTTAAGCAGTTGACAAGCAAGTATATTTTTGCTATATAAAAAACGCATACGTGAATGGTCTGTAGCATAAATTATGTTAAGGAATTCCCAGAGAAATCCAGCAGTTTCATTCACATTGGAAGTTACTTGagcatttttaatttttaacaaaagcATGTCTGCTATGATAATGTGACATGTAGTATTTGTCTAGGTATGCCCAGTGCAACTTCtataaactctcattttgacttttggattattattattttttcggATTTGGAGAAAATAACAGCAAATTGATAGTTAAGGTAGACCAACACATTTTCCAGCAAGTATTGTTTCTACTTTCTAccaacaaaatatatataagtgACTAGATGAATTGTGGCAACCTAACTACGATTAACGGAGGTAAAACATTGAACATTCACATTCAGCATGGCAGCCCATTGATTCAGGATAATGACAGTAGTCAGTCAGAACatccaaagaaacaaataagAATCAGATCAAATACCAGCAGCAGATTTCAAATCATATGCAGGCACTGTGAACGCCTGTTTCTCCCCAAGCACAGCATTTGAAACAGTAGAGGAGATAACAGAAGCCAATATTATTATTGCAGTAGTAAATGGAGGAGAGTTTTCTGCACGTAGAGGCCTCAAAACGGTTTCTATAGCAAAGAAACATCCAGCAACTGCAACATTGAAACCTGAAGTGCAACGGGAACCTTAATACAACCTATCTACCATGAAGATTGGAAATAATATACGTAAAAAGACGCTAAGTCATATACATAGTTGTGTGGCAGTAGTTGACAGAACAGTGGAATTTTCCAGGTAAAAAGATTCCTGATCCATTCTTCAACTGCCCCCACCCcaaacaaattcaggaataaaagaaaaatgaaagaaataaaaaGGCGAACCTGATAATCAAAAGCAGATAAAATCAGGCATAAACGATAAAACCAACAGTGAAGCTAACACAAAAAGAAGCATCACATAAATAGCAGGTGGAATACCTGCAGAAATTCCAGCAGCTGCCCCAGCAGCAATGAGAGCAATTCTCCTTTCCCTATTATTCTCCATCGTTACCGAGAAACCATTGGCACACGATTTTCCAATATCTACACTTGGACCCTCAGGCCCCAAAGAACAACCGGTGCCTAACGTTGTAGCAGCCTGTATTGCCTTCACTATGGGGACGATTGCAGCAAACACGTTAAAGCCTTGTTCCTGGGAAGAAGTGGACTGCATTATTTGGTCTAAAATTTCAAGAAGACCATGCAAAACACCCACAATAACTCCTCCTAAAACTGGTATCAAAAGAATCCGATGCCATGTATCCTCTACCCTTTGCAACCGAAGCCAAGCAGCGCCTTCAATCGGGGTACCAGCCCATGCCCATTCGTGTATCACATGTACCTGCATGAAGCACATATCAGACATCTTACAATCTTTCCTACAGATAAAAACCAGAAAGGTTCCCGTCAAAATCAACTCTACTACTTTCACTATGTCAAAATGCAACTTCACTAATTTCACCAAGACTAAAAgttgaaaaaaatatgaaagaaACATTATTATGCCGCAACTGATTTAAGAGACTTAGCAGAAGTGACATCTAGGCTGGTACCAGAGTCTCTGAGACTAAGCCAATAACATGCCAATGAGTTTGAATTCTCATATTTTCACCATATTCATTTTCTAATGTTAATATAGATTCGAATCTTTTTATGTATTATGCATCAACAAAAACATGTGTTTCCGTTTGTTTATGTTTCAAGACCCAACAGTAACAAAACCTCAGCTCAAAAAAAGCATGATGTGCCCTCTAATTTACGTTTTAACAATATTTTCGCCCACTGGGCAAAAATCCTGGCTCCAATAAACCCTAAATCCAGGGTTTTCCTTCCACAAAAACTTAACCAAAAAATCAAATCAGGATGCTAAACCATCCATCCAAGAACCCCAACCAAAGTGAAGGACAGCAGAAACTTTTCAGTGAAAAGCATATTCCATCCAATTTCTGCCATCAAACTACCTTGGTTTAGCACAATAGCAAATTTCTCAGTGAACACGACGGGGTTTATCTCATACACACATTTCAACATGCCATTCATTTCAAGCTATCACCTCTTTTCTGAGCTTGCGTGAGCAGAACTATAACTTCGTACCTCAGCATTGAACATAATAATCAGACAGCCAACTCAATCCAAAACTCCAACAAACAACAAAATTTCCAACTTTGTCCACcaaccaacaaaaaaaaaaatcaacagaAAACCAAAAGACCTTGAACTTCTGAACTAACCCCACGGTTAAACGCGGCAACGCAAAGCCCTGTGGCGACACCAAGTAGACATCCAATGAGCAGCAATGCCCACTCAGGTGGCGCACTATTGCCAAGAGAATCATCGGCGGGATCGGCATCCGCACTGCCAAAATGATTCGAAGTAGAAGGTGAAGACGGAGAAGGGCGTCGGTGATGGTCCCTATCCGATCGAAGATTAACCGATAACCTGTGACCCGAACCCGATAACCTGCGATCCAACCACTTCAAAAGATCCGACGGGAGGCACCCTTTATTATTTGAGCTAATATTTTTCCGCGGCGGCGATTGGCTGCCTCCTCCTTCCAAATCGGCGTCGGATGCCGATGAATCAGAGCGCAGCAAGCTGCGATCTTCGAATTCGCCTGCCGTTGACATATCTGCACCGCTCCACTTTTCAGTGATCGATTGTACACGCTACAATTCGCTCCATTTTCACGTCATACATCATTCATAATCATTATTTTACGTACATTACAAATGTGATATTAAAAAATCAGGAATGGTGTtattacataaataaatcaaccaaaagtCCAATGCAAATTGACCAACGGGCTCCCGCATGAAAATGGAAATGCAaactattacatatataaatttaaaattaaaataaatgggAATTCAGAAGCCCGGAATTATATAGGGCTCCTCCATTTCACTTGTTTCATGGCCcttttaaggattttagaggATCCAAGTATTTTGTTGAGGGTTTGACTGCCTTTGGTTGCAAATGTAAAATTGaactaaaacaacaacaaaaacaaaaaatttcttaaaaaaatatattgtatCATTATAATAGTTATTctaaaaatgaaatttgaaaaaagatttttttaagAAGCTATAATTTTGAGCTATTTGATTTCTACTTCTACATTTGTTTGAAATAAGaacatgcattttttt comes from Henckelia pumila isolate YLH828 chromosome 4, ASM3356847v2, whole genome shotgun sequence and encodes:
- the LOC140859810 gene encoding chloride channel protein CLC-f-like isoform X1, giving the protein MSTAGEFEDRSLLRSDSSASDADLEGGGSQSPPRKNISSNNKGCLPSDLLKWLDRRLSGSGHRLSVNLRSDRDHHRRPSPSSPSTSNHFGSADADPADDSLGNSAPPEWALLLIGCLLGVATGLCVAAFNRGVHVIHEWAWAGTPIEGAAWLRLQRVEDTWHRILLIPVLGGVIVGVLHGLLEILDQIMQSTSSQEQGFNVFAAIVPIVKAIQAATTLGTGCSLGPEGPSVDIGKSCANGFSVTMENNRERRIALIAAGAAAGISAGFNVAVAGCFFAIETVLRPLRAENSPPFTTAIIILASVISSTVSNAVLGEKQAFTVPAYDLKSAAELPLYLILGMLCGVVSVAFTRLLAWFSKVFLLIKEKFGIPDVVCPALGGLGAGLIALKYPGILYWGFTNVDEILRTGKTASAPGIWLLAQLSAAKVVATTLCKGSGLVGGLYAPSLMIGAAVGAVFGGCAGELINSAIPGNATIAEPQAYALVGMAATLASVCSVPLTSVLLLFELTRDYRILLPLMGAVGLAIWVPSVTTQQKETEVSDTKHPPLAYSIISPSEDKSEDTRRITGERDDIELSIIGNASKYQPTEFEILLENIKVSQAVSDNYLKVSPSQSLREALNCMSDGQQNCALVVDADDYLEGILTYGDIKRWLFKRSGDPSSWSTKDVDTCNVSSVFTRGISYRGRERGLLTCYPGTDLAMAKQLMEAKGIKQLPVVKRPEDGQREKKRRVVAVLYYDSIWICLRDVINYRKSNNQQQEDGSRMIIINGHQ
- the LOC140859810 gene encoding chloride channel protein CLC-f-like isoform X3, which encodes MPIPPMILLAIVRHLSGHCCSLDVYLVSPQGFALPRLTVGLVQKFKVHVIHEWAWAGTPIEGAAWLRLQRVEDTWHRILLIPVLGGVIVGVLHGLLEILDQIMQSTSSQEQGFNVFAAIVPIVKAIQAATTLGTGCSLGPEGPSVDIGKSCANGFSVTMENNRERRIALIAAGAAAGISAGFNVAVAGCFFAIETVLRPLRAENSPPFTTAIIILASVISSTVSNAVLGEKQAFTVPAYDLKSAAELPLYLILGMLCGVVSVAFTRLLAWFSKVFLLIKEKFGIPDVVCPALGGLGAGLIALKYPGILYWGFTNVDEILRTGKTASAPGIWLLAQLSAAKVVATTLCKGSGLVGGLYAPSLMIGAAVGAVFGGCAGELINSAIPGNATIAEPQAYALVGMAATLASVCSVPLTSVLLLFELTRDYRILLPLMGAVGLAIWVPSVTTQQKETEVSDTKHPPLAYSIISPSEDKSEDTRRITGERDDIELSIIGNASKYQPTEFEILLENIKVSQAVSDNYLKVSPSQSLREALNCMSDGQQNCALVVDADDYLEGILTYGDIKRWLFKRSGDPSSWSTKDVDTCNVSSVFTRGISYRGRERGLLTCYPGTDLAMAKQLMEAKGIKQLPVVKRPEDGQREKKRRVVAVLYYDSIWICLRDVINYRKSNNQQQEDGSRMIIINGHQ
- the LOC140859810 gene encoding chloride channel protein CLC-f-like isoform X2 — protein: MSTAGEFEDRSLLRSDSSASDADLEGGGSQSPPRKNISSNNKGCLPSDLLKWLDRRLSGSGHRLSVNLRSDRDHHRRPSPSSPSTSNHFGSADADPADDSLGNSAPPEWALLLIGCLLGVATGLCVAAFNRGVHVIHEWAWAGTPIEGAAWLRLQRVEDTWHRILLIPVLGGVIVGVLHGLLEILDQIMQSTSSQEQGFNVFAAIVPIVKAIQAATTLGTGCSLGPEGPSVDIGKSCANGFSVTMENNRERRIALIAAGAAAGISAGFNVAVAGCFFAIETVLRPLRAENSPPFTTAIIILASVISSTVSNAVLGEKQAFTVPAYDLKSAADVVCPALGGLGAGLIALKYPGILYWGFTNVDEILRTGKTASAPGIWLLAQLSAAKVVATTLCKGSGLVGGLYAPSLMIGAAVGAVFGGCAGELINSAIPGNATIAEPQAYALVGMAATLASVCSVPLTSVLLLFELTRDYRILLPLMGAVGLAIWVPSVTTQQKETEVSDTKHPPLAYSIISPSEDKSEDTRRITGERDDIELSIIGNASKYQPTEFEILLENIKVSQAVSDNYLKVSPSQSLREALNCMSDGQQNCALVVDADDYLEGILTYGDIKRWLFKRSGDPSSWSTKDVDTCNVSSVFTRGISYRGRERGLLTCYPGTDLAMAKQLMEAKGIKQLPVVKRPEDGQREKKRRVVAVLYYDSIWICLRDVINYRKSNNQQQEDGSRMIIINGHQ
- the LOC140859810 gene encoding chloride channel protein CLC-f-like isoform X4; protein product: MSTAGEFEDRSLLRSDSSASDADLEGGGSQSPPRKNISSNNKGCLPSDLLKWLDRRLSGSGHRLSVNLRSDRDHHRRPSPSSPSTSNHFGSADADPADDSLGNSAPPEWALLLIGCLLGVATGLCVAAFNRGVHVIHEWAWAGTPIEGAAWLRLQRVEDTWHRILLIPVLGGVIVGVLHGLLEILDQIMQSTSSQEQGFNVFAAIVPIVKAIQAATTLGTGCSLGPEGPSVDIGKSCANGFSVTMENNRERRIALIAAGAAAGISAGFNVAVAGCFFAIETVLRPLRAENSPPFTTAIIILASVISSTVSNAVLGEKQAFTVPAYDLKSAAELPLYLILGMLCGVVSVAFTRLLAWFSKVFLLIKEKFGIPDVVCPALGGLGAGLIALKYPGILYWGFTNVDEILRTGKTASAPGIWLLAQLSAAKVVATTLCKGSGLVGGLYAPSLMIGAAVGAVFGGCAGELINSAIPGNATIAEPQAYALVGMAATLASVCSVPLTSVLLLFELTRDYRILLPLMGAVGLAIWVPSVTTQQKETEVSDTKHPPLAYSIISPSEDKSEDTRRITGERDDIELSIIGNASKYQPTEFEILLENIKVSQAVSDNYLKVSPSQSLREALNCMSDGQQNCALVVDADDYLEGILTYGDIKRWLFKRSGDPSSWSTKDTHAMSLLCLHVG